gtggAGCTCATCAGAAAGGTGAAGGAGGAACATCAATGGTGGTTCCAGCTTGGATCTGACCCCAACCAATCAAACGCCAATGCTTTTCCACACGCCTACTCAAAGCCACTTTCTCTCCTTTGCTCGTGCAAACAGGAGCGGTGAGTTGCAACTTAGCCAGGTCGTTCTTCACTCCCACAACTTTGGCTCCAGTGGACATGGAACCAATGTTGAGCATCAGAATCTCTCCCTTTGTTAGCTTTGTCACTTTCCCTTGTTTCTCCGATCCCTTTATTCTCACTCCCAACAGTCGCCGTAGAAGAAAGAAGTTCACCTACCAGAGATTATCTTTTTTACATTAACCCAACTTAACTAATTAATTACCAAAGAAGAAGACTGAAGAAGTAGAGTATCTCTCCTACCTCGAGTTCAACAAACACATCAGGAAGGGAGCCTATTCCACCAAGGACTTGACCGACCAAACGATCTGCACGAGTAAGAGTTGGGTCCATTGTTGTTCCTACTCCTATTAGACCTCCAGGCACTGCATACTGAAGCTCGTTCTGCTCCGCGTATAGTGAAATAATGCGTGAGTATATTGGAGTGCATTTTGGGTTCCCCCGCTCGTCTTTCACAACAATTCCAGGTCGGATCTCAATCAACTGGTTCACTTTCAAAACACCCtacaaaaatcaataaaaaatgtaGTTAGAGACACCGATTGCATGATATATactgtgatatatatatatgcaaagcTAGAAAGGGGCATATAAGCAAGTTGTAGTTGAGAgataaagagagagatagatacCCTTAGGATACTTCCACCTGCAACTCCACCTTTAATCTCATCAACCTCAAACCCGGGCTTGTTGACATCAAAAGACCGAATCACTATCATATTTGGTGGTGAAATGAAATTCCTCTTAGGGATTGGGATCTTCTTGACAATGTACTCGCATACAACATCAATGTTGTATTTCAGCTGGGCTGATACAGGGACTATTGGGGCACCATCCGCGACAGTGTTCTGCAATCAGTATGCTATAAAATATGAGTACCAAGTTCCCTAAACCCTATTCCAACTGATGAAATGAGGACGTCACATGAGAGAAGAAAATTGAACCATTATAAATTTCTGTATGGCCTCGTGTTGGTTAATGGCAACGTTCTCTTGGATAAGATCAATCTTGTTCTGAAGGATTATGATATGCTTGAGCTGCATAATCTCAACAGCGGCAAGATGTTCGGATGTTTGTGGTTGCGGACAGCTTTCGTTTGCAGCGATAAGAAGCAGTGCACCATCCATGATGGCTGCTCCGTTAAGCATGGTCGCCATGAGAATATCGTGTCCCTGACGAATAGAACAAGAAGATCATCAACAAGAATAAAGCCAAGAGTGGAGAAATCAAATGCTTTCACATCAATCAATCCTCTCTCTTTAAACCCTCCACCCAACAAGACACCAGAAGCAAAAACATGCAGGTGGAGCACAATAACATCAGTAAGatgcattaaaaaaaacagatggaAATAGCATTTTAAGAAGAATGAAGAGAGCCATAAAAACTAATCATACCGGGCAATCGACGAAAGACACATGCCTCAAAAGTTTCATCTTGGAGTTCTCGAATCCAGGGACATCACAATGTGGCTTGTCTTCCTTTCCACTTCCATATGCCCTATAATAACAAATACATTGTTAAAGACTCTCCGTCACAACCTTATATTagaagatttaaaaaaaaaacaaatttgcaAGAAAAAAACTCACTTGTAGCACATTGGTCTAGGGCATTTGTCATCCTCGCATTTGTAAATCTTGGCATTTGCATATCCAAGCTTAATGGTGATATTACGCTCCAGCTCATTCTTAAAACGAACAGTCTGCACaagaaagagaaaataataCAAATGATATAAGTGAGTCCACGCTGCTCAATCAATCAACTGCTCTAGTATAACAAAATATAGCACAGATTCAAATCACTCATGGTCAACTGAATTGTGAAAAAAAAGCCACAGTCAAGTTACCTGCACACCAGATATAGCTTTGACAACAGTGGACTTTCCATGAGCGACATGCCCAATGGTTCCTGAGACATAACACTATAGCCTTTAGCTTCTACTATTGTCCCAATGGTTAGCTCGTTTGACATAACTTAATagagagaaaaaatattaaaaaaaagaaaaagcctTGCTATGTACGCAAACCTAACCTATGTTGATTGTAGCTTGGCGAGAAATGACCTCAGGAGAGAGAGTATGAAGCACAGTCACATCCAATTTACTAAGATCTTGCTCTGCCAAACCCTTGTTCCGTGACATTGTGACGAGCTCCTGCTTAAAAAAAAACGAGAATCAAATCAGAACCCTAGAGTTAGTTAAATCAGAATCCCCTTATTATAAGGCGAATCAGTTAGTGAGAACTACAAAGACAAGTCCCTCTCGGAGAAATTAATTACGGTTAAGTTCGGTTACCTAATTATCAAAACCAATTGGATTCCCAAATCTACAACTTTACAATTAAATCTAATGTGAAGTTCCTACGGAAGAACGGGAGAATGGAAGGAAGCTCTTGGCTTAAAATTTATgctaggaagaagaagaagaagtgcgTGGAGATCGAAACAAACCTACCTGAAGGAACGACGCAAAGAGTGTGAGAAAGCGGCGCAgctagaggaggaggaagaagaagacaggaGAGATGGTGGTGGTGCCTCAAGGTTTTTTTATCCGAGGGTTGGGTTTCgtcttttttctatttttcttctatataattagttttgtaatttattttgaaaatatatcaatatttcTCATTATGTCCCCCAGTAAGAATTATTTTATTACCAACTAACACTTATTATAATCTTAATACGAATCACATCCACAAAATTTAACCTTCAGTTAGCAAATATACTACAATAAAACTACTAATGTAATGCTAATTtaactggaaaaaaaaattgtacatcaAGAAAGGAACATCATCATGCAGTGATATGACCAATTTAAGTAAGCTTAGCTAGTGaatttcaagtaagcttagtTAGTGAATATCACACTTTGCTCAAGATCTATAAAAGGTTTGAGTTAACCTTAATTGAGTACTTCTTCAGACACATTTCATATGTTATAGCAATTGCGAACTATAATGTGCATATCCGGTAAAACTATTGAATATTTAGGAtccaaagaaacaaaaaaaatgtaaaaaaacgATTTGAATAGAGTCAGCAAGCTTGGTAAAACAGATTTATCTATACTAAGACGACTGAGCTTTTACCAATCAAGATTATGTGCTATACCATAGTATAATACTTTGTATTTATGGTGAATTAACATGCAAGGGCAAACGAGAAGAAGCCAATAACAAGTAgtatgttttaaaagaaaacacaagagcctaaaatagaaaaacatatTATCCATGTActatatatgattaatttgtCCACGACAAAAGTTGTGTCATGTGTCGTAAATCATGGTCTGTATAAAGGTTTGTTTATGATAGGCTGGTTTGTTTTACTTAACGAGTTGTATTTTCAAAAGTAAGAGATATGTCTATTATGGAATTACCTATACGAGTTAAGTAACAATATTAAGGTCTTAATTTAAAGATATTAGAAAATACAGGGGTATcatttaaaatagaaaagtaGGAGGAGTCTAGATAATCAAGAGCTGaggcaaaataaaaaaaaaaaatcgtttatTACCAGACCTTCCTTCTCTCAGACAAGGCAtcgtgtctttttttttttccttttaggTTTCTTCGTCCCTCCTCTTCATCAGAAATCAAACCCATCACGTTGAGGTCGGAGCCgccaccgccgccgccgccgagGAAATTAGGAAAATTTAGATCGGGGCGAATTGGCGTGTATTGCCACGGGAGATCTCAGATTTAGCATCTAATATGGATTCGATGTGAATTTGAAGATGACGGAATCTATGTGGTCACACGATCAACCTTCTCCTCAGCCCTCACCAAAACCAGTGGCTCGCCAAAGGTCATAActttattactattattattatcgTGGAAATGGAATCgaaagtagaagaagaaggaacCCTTTTTGATGCATCTGAATTATGGACTACTATTGTTCATATTGAAGAGATCTATAGGAGATGGCTGTTTTTGGATGGTTATGTAGTTATTCTTAAAGCGACAGATCTCTATGTTTTCATCAGATTTGGCACCTTATCTATATGCTCAGAACGAATACTATGACATTAGTTTCAGCAATTTTAAAAGGCAGTTTTGCTTGGGAATGAATCTTGAACTAgattacttttttctttctttcttttagcTTCTGATCTGCTTGGATCTTACTGATTGTTCAGGTCTAGGAGCATCTTCAGGTTACTGGTTCAGAGAGAGATTTCACCTAAAACAAAGTCTGTGCCACGGAAACGATGGGGAGTTAGCCGCCGATGTGTTACTGCTGCTGATTCACCCTGTGGAACCAGTAGGGAACCTGTGAGCGAGCAGAGACATAATCTTATTTCATGGTACCTACCTTGCTTCTGCCTCTTATTTCATGGTATCTTATGTGAAGATTAGTTTATGATGTGGATTACATTCTCCTTGTATGTAGGGTTGAGGCAGAGTCATTGCAGCATTTGTCTGCTACCTACTGTCCTCTTATGCCTCCTCCGAGGTCAACTATTGCAGCCGCTTTTAGTTCTGATGGAAGAACTCTTGCTTCTACGCAGTAAGTATTATTTGTTGTACTATGAATCGTTTCAGATCGCTAATGAGGTTTACTTATCTTGTAGTGGTGACCACACTGTTAAGATTATTGACTGTGAGACTGGAAAATGCTTAAAAGTTCTGAGCGGCCACCGGAGGACACCATGGGTGGTGAGTTAGAGAATTTCTATcttatttctcttttcttcATTAATTTTTATGACTTCCCATAGTTACTAGGTAGTGGCTTTGCTTGACCATAGCTGTATTACCTAATTGAAATGAATTTGGTGGCTCTATTTGTCTTGTCACTTCCTGATTGGTTATGTAGAGGTTGGATGATAGGTGTCAACGTTGTTATCTTTTGGTTTAAGGTGTAGCATGTTAGACAACACTTGCTATGATTTAAGTTTCGTTAGCCTACTGCTTTTAGTATCTAATGCTATTGACTTCTTCCATGCAGGTCAGATTCCACCCACGCCACTCAGAAATAGTTGCTAGTGGAAGTTTAGATCATGAGGTGCGCTTGTGGAATGCAAAAACTTCAGATTGTATTAGATCTCATGATTTCTGTAAGTGCTATGCATTATGGCATTTTGTTCtttctcctctttttttttttggggcaTATAATCAACTATcgtcctcctcttcttcttttccctAAACAGATCGACCTATTGCTTCTATAGCTTTCCACGCTGAAGGTGATATACTTGCTGTTGCATCTGGTCATAAGGTATCTTACTGCCTTTTGCATGCAGCCTATCCTTTCAGAGTAAAATATCTGTTATAAAGGTTTCTTAAAGTTTGATTaatactttttttcttcttttgaagtTGCACATATGGCATTACGATAAGACAGGGGAGGACTCAACACCAGCAATTGTTTTGAAGACGAGGCGCTCCCTGAGAGCTGTACACTTTCATCCACATGGGGTTCCTCTTCTCTTGACTGCAGAGGTGAGCTACATATTGTGAGGATTGTGTCAGTGTTCTGCCACTTTGTGGGCTTACTCTTTTAACTGCAAATGGCAGGTGACTGACATTGATTCACCAGATTCCGCAATGACTAGAGCAACATCTCCAGGCTATTTGCGATATCCACCTCCTGCTATTTTCTTCACCAACACGCAGAGTGGCAGTCATACTAGTATGGCAGCGGAACTGCCACTTGTGCCGTTACCGTACTTGCTTTTGCCTTCATATTCTCCTGATGATCCAAGAATCCAACATTCCACTGCTACTACTGGTCCAAGGAGTGCTCCATCAAGGTTTCAGAGTAATCAAAGTTCAGTAGAACACGGCAGCAGCAGAACAATGTCtactcctccacctcctcctcttCCCTTGGCTATGTCCGGCGATCTTGCTGGATCCCCTCATGTCCCAGAAAACTCCCTAGCTAGAGCTAGAGCTTCGACCACAGCTGTTGATGCTATGGATATAGACGAAGCTCAACCTGTTGGAGGAAATAGAATTCCCAGGCAAGTGTCAAGTCAGTCAGATTTACTTGATTTTGGACAATTTCAGCAATTATTTCACTCCAGAGACAGAGTTTCGTGGGAGTTACCTTTTCTACAAGGGTGGTTGATGGCTCAAAGCCAGGCTGGTGTTCTTCCTACTGGTGGTAGTGGCACAGCTCCTCCTCATGCAGGTTCTTCTTCAGCATCTCATTCATCCACAGCCAGTCTAGAGGCTGCAGTGGCGTCATTAGAAATTCCTGGTGGTGTTAACTTATA
The sequence above is a segment of the Raphanus sativus cultivar WK10039 unplaced genomic scaffold, ASM80110v3 Scaffold0661, whole genome shotgun sequence genome. Coding sequences within it:
- the LOC108818977 gene encoding eukaryotic translation initiation factor 2 subunit gamma-like produces the protein MSRNKGLAEQDLSKLDVTVLHTLSPEVISRQATINIGTIGHVAHGKSTVVKAISGVQTVRFKNELERNITIKLGYANAKIYKCEDDKCPRPMCYKAYGSGKEDKPHCDVPGFENSKMKLLRHVSFVDCPGHDILMATMLNGAAIMDGALLLIAANESCPQPQTSEHLAAVEIMQLKHIIILQNKIDLIQENVAINQHEAIQKFIMNTVADGAPIVPVSAQLKYNIDVVCEYIVKKIPIPKRNFISPPNMIVIRSFDVNKPGFEVDEIKGGVAGGSILRGVLKVNQLIEIRPGIVVKDERGNPKCTPIYSRIISLYAEQNELQYAVPGGLIGVGTTMDPTLTRADRLVGQVLGGIGSLPDVFVELEVNFFLLRRLLGVRIKGSEKQGKVTKLTKGEILMLNIGSMSTGAKVVGVKNDLAKLQLTAPVCTSKGEKVALSRRVEKHWRLIGWGQIQAGTTIDVPPSPF
- the LOC108822170 gene encoding uncharacterized protein LOC108822170, translated to MTESMWSHDQPSPQPSPKPVARQRSRSIFRLLVQREISPKTKSVPRKRWGVSRRCVTAADSPCGTSREPVSEQRHNLISWVEAESLQHLSATYCPLMPPPRSTIAAAFSSDGRTLASTHGDHTVKIIDCETGKCLKVLSGHRRTPWVVRFHPRHSEIVASGSLDHEVRLWNAKTSDCIRSHDFYRPIASIAFHAEGDILAVASGHKLHIWHYDKTGEDSTPAIVLKTRRSLRAVHFHPHGVPLLLTAEVTDIDSPDSAMTRATSPGYLRYPPPAIFFTNTQSGSHTSMAAELPLVPLPYLLLPSYSPDDPRIQHSTATTGPRSAPSRFQSNQSSVEHGSSRTMSTPPPPPLPLAMSGDLAGSPHVPENSLARARASTTAVDAMDIDEAQPVGGNRIPRQVSSQSDLLDFGQFQQLFHSRDRVSWELPFLQGWLMAQSQAGVLPTGGSGTAPPHAGSSSASHSSTASLEAAVASLEIPGGVNLYGVSASGHTRDRTRFAGSGLAGGLPSRNAQQEGTEAQPVVNRLPSELATSIAAAELPCTVKLRVWSHDIKDPCAILRSDKCRLAIHHAVLCSEMGAHFSPCGKYLAACVACVIPHAEADPGLQTLVQQDSGLATSPTRHPVTAHQVMYELRVYSLEKET